The Panicum hallii strain FIL2 chromosome 5, PHallii_v3.1, whole genome shotgun sequence genome contains the following window.
CAATGGTAGATGACTAGATTGTACAAGCATCCCTCCAGGTTTAGTACTCGAATGCTACTGCAATTTTACAAAACAAAATCAGGCAAATGCAGAGCAGAGTACTTAGTGGAACTATAACAGTGGGTTCTGGAGACAATACAGCCACAGGCATAGCCTCACACCAGTGAAGTGAACTAGCCTCAGCTTGGATGACCTACATACTGAGCTTTCACTTCCAGGCTTACAGCATGGGTATGTTTCAGTTTCAGCCTTCCAACTTCGAAGTACTGCTCCACCCTGCAAGTACTAGCACAGTGCATAGGGCCACGTCCCTGTTTCAAGTGTCCGAACGTTTGAAACCGAAGCACGAGCACCCCTGTCACGGGCCTCCGTACGGCCGGGTCAATGTAAGCAGATGCACTGCACCGCTAATAACTAGATTGCCGGTACCACTGTCTGACACTGGCCGTTATCTTCAGCCTTCACATGAGCGTTGGCAACTTGTTAGCCACTAGCCCACTATACAGTTCATGTCTCGCGTTCTAATCTGCTTCAGGAGATTCGAAAAAAAATGCGCAAGTAGAAAAATTTGCATCCCTCTTTACTGCTCCGTGTTACCTTTCACTCATTTCGTGCCCTGCTAGATGTTTATGTTTTAGCATCTACAACTATGTACAAATCTGGTCTACAATCTGAGCACAAACAGCAGTTTTTGCATCCCATCGTGTGATCACCAGAAGCTGTTCAGGTAGTAGTCTCTGGCCACCTCGTCGCTGGCGCCGATCCCGGAGCAGCCGGCCGTCCGGGTCGCGTCCGAGCACTGGACGCAgaacccgccgccgcgcgcgtgcgAGCACGACCTCCTCGACGTCCCGGTCCGCGCCGTCACGCTCGACCGCGGCGCCTCGGCCGGCGGCACCGTCAGCCGCTGCCTCGGCGCGCTGTGGCTCCGCGTCCGCGCCGCGGAGGACGCGGTGCCGGCCATGTACCGCGGGCTGACGAGCGCGTCCCGGTCCCGCGGCGAGGCGCGCCGCGGCGTGCTGCCTGCCAGGCTGTGCTCGATGCTCTTGGCGGGCGAGGAATCGTGGGACGGCGGCACCAACCGGGGCGTGTTGTGCGCCGTCTTGGAGCCCCGGGGGTCGCGCTCGGGGGTGCTCCGCCGGAACGAGAGCCGCGCGGGCTGCTGGTTGCCGCCGGGCAGCGGCGAGCACGACGGCGTCGGCGCCGCGAGGCGGTGGTACTCCGACGAGTTGTCCGGGGTGTAGTGGCTGGTCATACGGGAGGACCGGGAGCGGAGGTGGCACGTGTCCATCTCCACGATCCGTGGGCTGCGCTCGTAGTTGGAGTCCGTGCTGTCCGACAGCCTCCGCCGGTGCGCCGGCGTCGCTGGCGGCTTCATCCGGGCCTCCTGACCGAAGATCCTCTCCTGCATGCCGAAACGGACCACATAAAACCAATCAAAAATCCAGGTTCCAAGCCATGCAACTTCATCGACACGAACATCGCCAATTATATCCGcgcaaaaacaaaacaaaacatcTGGATTACTTCTTGTTCCATGGATTTCCGGTGCGAAGCATTCTTGACGGCGATGGAGTCGGACTGCAGCCGCATGAGCGTCTGCAACCGGTGCAGCGTCATGGCCGCCTGCCTCCTCACCAGGTAGCCCCGCACGAGTGCCTGGATCTTGACGAGCGACCTGAGAGCTCGAAGGGCTCTCCTAGCCTGACACGATGGATTCAGAAACCCAATGTCAGACTTCTCTCCAGAAAAAAAAACTGCTATGGTTGAACAACTCCGTATTAGGTAACGGGGCTTATGTCAGGCTACGTAATAATCAACTGCTCTGCCGCCAAACAGAAGCTTGATAGGACGCAGAAGTCATCGCCGGCGCAGAGCAGCAGAGTAAAGAATTGCGCGAGTGATCAACGTGCAGATTTTGTATAGTACCGACAGTGCAAGTGTTAACAAACGACTGTACGTCGTGGGAAAGAAAAAGGGTGTAGGAGCAGAAGTGACATCATATGCAACAACAGTCTAGTCCACCTAGCCAAGCAGTAAAAAACAAAGAGGCTGGAATATAGCAAAAATACACCGCAAGAAGATTCTGCATCGTTGCAAAGAAAGAAACTTCTATACTGCATGTTTTCTATAATATTTTTTTCAAAAGAAAAGCTCTACTGCATGAGTGAACCAAAAACTGGAACAGAACAGAATGTGAACAAATGGGTACTGAGACCGATCATACCAGGTAGCCTCTGAAGGTTTTCTGGATCACGACGGCGGCCTTCTCCTCCCGAGCCCTCGCATCCTCCTTTGGCCTCGCCTGCGGCGACTCTGCCccggcagtggcggcggcgggctgacCCCACGACCTCGCACCGCCGTCAGATTCGCTCCTTCTATGCTTCGCGAAGCTCCACCTCTTCTTCTCCCTCCCCAACCCGCCGCTCCAATCGGTGGCGACATGGTTCACCCCGAATCCTTTGTGCTCCTCCTTATTCCTGCCCGTCAGTAGATGCTTGAGCCATCTCACGACACGCCTCATGCTGCTGCAACTCTCTGCGCACAAGGATTCAAGGAACAAATCGGTCAATGAAAGGAATGGGAGCAAGCGTTCCAGCAAAGGGAGATCAACAGGCGACGAGCTCCTCAGACCAAGGAGCCCAATCAGAGAAGAAACCAAGCGTTGCAAATGCACCTTTCTGGTGGAAAAAATAACTACACTCGGATGAGAAATCTCTGGAGGCGAAGGAAGCGGCGAACTTTGGACGCGGATGGCACAACGATCTGTGTGCCTCCAGCTTGAGAGAAAAGGAGCCTTTGGAACAGCCAAAGGAGAAGCCTGGAGCAAGAAACACCTCACAACCTTTTCGTTCCGTTGGCAAAAGCCGCAAGGCAAGAACGCGGCGAATTGTACGGTGTGGAATAGCAAAAACCAAGCGCAGCTTTGCGCACGAGAAGCCCACGAGATGAAAGCAAGAAGCTTTGCGGTTGCAGGGCAAGCAGCGGCAAAAGAGGCAGCCGGGGAATCAAGCAGGGAATTACAGCGTCCGGTAGAGAGGAAGCCGGCGAGGTTTACGCGCGGCCGTCGTGCGGCCCCCGAAGAGGAAAGCGGCTGGGCTTTCGCTGAAAACCACGCGCGCGGATCAGCCTCGAACAGTAAAAAAAAAAGCAGCGATCCCAGCGgcagcgggcgggcgggcgggcggaatAGTAGTGGGGAGGCCGGGCGCCGGAACTGACGCGTGGGTCTCCACGACTCGGCACCGCACGGTCagccgcgcctgcgccgcggCCGGGCAGGCACGCCCAAGCTCACGAGAGATTCCCCGCCGCCTTGCTTGCTCCCCGCCCAAGGGCTCCGAGCGCAAGCCAAAGCTCCAGACGACCAGCTCAGGCGGCGCGCTGTTGCGTTGCGACTCCCGTGCTGCCAAGGCACGTGTCCGCCCCCGTCCGTCCACCCCGGCTCTGCGTGCACGAGTAAAAACGGTGCCCGGGCGGGGAACGAGGGATATGAGCAACCCGGTAACAAAGCGAAGGCGCCATGGGCATGGGCAACACTGACACGCACCTAgaacggccggccggccgggaccGGGAGATCAGATCGGCTGGCCGGTTCGATGGCGCCAAGATCCGCCGGTCCTGGCTTCGCgggcgcccgccgcgccgcgccccacCACTGGGATCGTGTCCTCCCTTGGAAGTACACGCGCAGCGGCGAGCGGATCCGCTCTGCTGGCACGCCGCCCACTTGCTCCGGGCTCCGGACGCGCTCGCCGCCTGCCCGTGGTCGTGGCTGCTGGCCTCGCCGGCAGGGCCCCCCTTCTATCTATACCGTGCGCGGTGGCCGGCGCGTCCCCCGCATCTCTGCCCGCCTGATCGCGCTGCGCGCGGAGAAAGTCTCCGCGGGAGAAGACGAGCGGcagtaaaaaaaaaaaggttgCAGGTTCGGTCATGCTGCTTGCTGCGGGCAGTACGTCTGGTCCGATCCGGCCGGCCCAATAAATTTGGCTTCCTTCGCGTGGTTGCGCCACGAGGCGGGCAGCTCACGGGCTAGTCAGTCGTCCCCGGCCGGCTAGCTCATCAGCTCCAAGCCTGAATGGTCAACCCTCGAAAGGTACTGGCTTTCGGGACGGGAGAGCCGGGGGAGCTACACAGGAAGGGGCGCTGGCGCGCTGCCAGGTGCCATGCGCACTGGAAGAGGATCGATCGCTTGCAGTAGGGTACAGTAACCCGTTGGTCCTCCGTGCGCCGTGGCGTCCCGGGCTCACTGTGCGCTGGTGTACATGGGGGTGTATGTACCTCTTGTGCGGCTGCTCTCTGTTTCGCTGCGCGCGGCAGGATGTATGCATGGGCTCGTAGAGGCGACGGAACTACAGTTCGTGTCAGCGCCGTCACTGCACGACGCCAGTCCACAGAATCGTTTTTTGGAATGGTGGATACTCCCATGGTCAAATGTGGCTTCGTTTTTGACGCCACCACGACCACACCGCACCACGCCATGTGGACATTCATTGTTCCATCCATGTGGGTCATTAGACGTGATAACGACCTGGTACAGTTTCCCCTGTTCAGCGTTAGATGTAGCACGCATGTGCCAGCGCAAACACGCACGCCTTGCTAGCGAGCGTAGGCCGGCCGTTGATCGGACAAAGGCTCATGGCTCGATCGCCCCGGCCCGGCCGCTACCTAAACCCGCGTGCGTCTTCTACGTGTGGTCTCGGGCAGGAATCTTCGCCCGGccccctgcctgcctgcctgcctgctggTGAGAGACGTTATCAGCAACCACCAGGAACACGGACCGCCGCGATGGCCCATGTTGACTTGC
Protein-coding sequences here:
- the LOC112891870 gene encoding protein IQ-DOMAIN 14-like; protein product: MRRVVRWLKHLLTGRNKEEHKGFGVNHVATDWSGGLGREKKRWSFAKHRRSESDGGARSWGQPAAATAGAESPQARPKEDARAREEKAAVVIQKTFRGYLARRALRALRSLVKIQALVRGYLVRRQAAMTLHRLQTLMRLQSDSIAVKNASHRKSMEQEERIFGQEARMKPPATPAHRRRLSDSTDSNYERSPRIVEMDTCHLRSRSSRMTSHYTPDNSSEYHRLAAPTPSCSPLPGGNQQPARLSFRRSTPERDPRGSKTAHNTPRLVPPSHDSSPAKSIEHSLAGSTPRRASPRDRDALVSPRYMAGTASSAARTRSHSAPRQRLTVPPAEAPRSSVTARTGTSRRSCSHARGGGFCVQCSDATRTAGCSGIGASDEVARDYYLNSFW